In Chryseobacterium gleum, a single genomic region encodes these proteins:
- a CDS encoding choice-of-anchor I family protein: MINNYLLKGSVIAAFFFQSGLFGQTLIHYWNFNNNTSTASITSPSSTLVNGSLTAIAGGTSVIDFTGGTGQNFSLQNLNARNGDASGTHLRFNNPIGGALQFNLPTTGYNNIIVKFTTRRSAQGAGTQTWSYSTDGITFVPFQTVNPQDNDPQLITLDFSAIQGANNNPDFKLKVEFSATGGGTGGNNRFDNFTVDATPAGGVDTTPPTVTYLPANNTNNASTTVNPTLSFNENIRLTDNSAINDSNAQNLIDFRLGNPSGTQVPFTTTFSNNTITVIPTSGMVPGQTYYLALKPNTVEDFSDNGVTAVTSSTFTTAGTTISLEKNFIKVNENAGSLAFKININNPSASTVNLVVKPAPFSTADANDFTLANQTISITPATTSYTVNIPIINDTVAEQEAEYFVVSLENPVGATISGDNSATVYIIDNDKPAPTPSHQIQLNYLGSFDPSGSNNSSTEIVVHDATTQRLFTISSITDVFDIIDFSNPEMLSVVKTVNMAPYGGITSIAVKNGIIAAASPNADPQQNGSVVFFDINGNFLKQVTVGALPDMITFSPDGTKVVTANEGEPNDAYTVDPEGTISIIDISGGIANLTQTNVTTLNFNSFESQLAALTATGLRKVRTNNTLSQDLEPEYVTISADSQKAWVTLQENNAVAEINLISKTITGIWGLGKKDMSLPGNGFDASDNNGEVVIANWPVKAYYVPDAVQNYKVGNTNYIVTANEGDEKDLSGFSERTTVGANSYILDPVLFPNSTILKASHNLGRFRVSSATGNTDGDAEFEEIAALGARSFSIFNADTKQIVYDSGDQFERYIAANHPLIFNADNESNVIKNRSRAKGPEPEGVALGKINGQTYAFITLERTGGVMVYNITDPNNPTFTDYKHSRSTSAYGGDNGPEGIIYIAPENTTTNKGYVIVANEISGTLSTFEVASPATLGTGEIKAEQATFNVFPNPVNKGNTLYFNRKQDYELYDISGKLIGKEKNALTINTSNLSAGVYLVKTSEGQIKRVIVK; encoded by the coding sequence ATGATCAACAACTACTTACTCAAAGGGTCTGTGATTGCCGCATTCTTTTTTCAGAGCGGACTTTTCGGACAGACACTGATTCATTACTGGAATTTTAATAATAATACTTCCACGGCCTCTATTACCTCGCCATCTTCTACGTTGGTGAATGGTTCTCTTACTGCCATAGCGGGAGGAACCAGTGTAATTGATTTTACTGGTGGTACAGGCCAGAATTTTAGTTTGCAGAATTTAAATGCAAGAAACGGTGATGCATCCGGCACCCACTTAAGATTTAATAATCCGATTGGTGGAGCTTTACAGTTTAATTTACCTACAACAGGATACAATAATATAATTGTTAAATTTACCACCAGAAGATCCGCACAGGGAGCAGGGACACAGACATGGTCTTATTCAACGGACGGGATTACATTTGTACCATTCCAGACTGTAAATCCTCAGGATAACGATCCCCAATTAATTACCCTTGATTTTTCTGCCATTCAGGGAGCTAACAACAATCCTGATTTTAAATTAAAGGTTGAATTCTCCGCAACAGGAGGCGGAACCGGAGGAAATAACCGTTTTGATAACTTTACGGTAGATGCTACTCCTGCAGGAGGTGTTGATACCACGCCGCCAACAGTTACTTATCTTCCGGCCAACAATACCAACAATGCCTCAACTACTGTAAATCCAACGTTATCTTTTAACGAAAATATAAGGTTAACAGATAATTCCGCGATCAACGATTCTAATGCACAAAACCTTATCGATTTCCGTCTGGGAAATCCTTCAGGTACACAAGTTCCCTTTACTACAACTTTCAGCAACAATACGATCACAGTGATTCCTACTTCCGGAATGGTGCCGGGACAAACGTATTACCTGGCACTGAAGCCTAATACAGTGGAAGATTTTAGTGATAATGGAGTTACAGCGGTTACTTCCAGTACATTTACTACTGCAGGAACAACAATTTCTCTGGAAAAGAATTTCATTAAAGTCAATGAAAATGCAGGAAGCCTTGCATTTAAAATCAATATTAACAATCCTTCGGCATCAACTGTAAACCTGGTTGTAAAACCGGCACCTTTCAGTACGGCTGATGCTAATGATTTTACTTTAGCTAACCAGACCATTAGCATTACTCCAGCTACAACGAGCTACACTGTTAATATCCCGATTATTAATGATACAGTGGCAGAACAGGAGGCCGAGTATTTTGTGGTAAGCCTTGAAAATCCTGTTGGAGCAACAATTTCAGGAGACAACTCTGCAACCGTTTATATTATCGATAATGATAAACCGGCACCTACTCCTTCGCATCAGATCCAACTCAATTATCTTGGAAGTTTTGACCCTTCTGGAAGCAATAACAGCTCTACAGAAATTGTAGTCCATGATGCAACCACACAACGTTTATTTACAATCAGCTCCATTACGGATGTTTTTGACATTATCGATTTCAGTAATCCTGAAATGCTGTCTGTTGTAAAAACAGTCAACATGGCTCCTTATGGCGGAATTACAAGTATTGCCGTAAAAAACGGAATTATCGCAGCCGCTTCCCCAAATGCAGATCCACAGCAAAACGGTTCTGTAGTCTTCTTTGATATTAACGGAAACTTTCTGAAACAGGTAACTGTGGGCGCTTTACCAGACATGATCACATTCTCCCCTGACGGGACAAAAGTCGTTACTGCCAACGAAGGTGAACCTAATGATGCATACACAGTAGATCCTGAAGGAACAATCAGCATCATTGATATTTCAGGAGGTATTGCAAATCTTACCCAGACTAATGTGACAACCCTTAATTTTAACAGTTTTGAATCTCAACTGGCTGCATTAACTGCAACTGGTTTACGAAAGGTAAGAACCAACAATACGCTTTCCCAGGATCTGGAGCCGGAATATGTTACCATCAGTGCAGACAGCCAGAAAGCTTGGGTAACACTTCAGGAGAATAATGCAGTGGCAGAAATTAACCTGATCTCTAAAACCATCACAGGAATCTGGGGATTGGGTAAAAAAGACATGAGCCTGCCGGGGAATGGTTTTGATGCTTCCGACAATAACGGTGAGGTAGTTATTGCCAACTGGCCGGTAAAAGCCTATTACGTTCCTGATGCCGTACAGAATTATAAGGTAGGAAACACCAATTATATTGTAACAGCCAATGAAGGAGATGAAAAAGATCTTTCAGGTTTCAGTGAAAGAACTACTGTAGGTGCAAACAGTTATATTTTGGATCCTGTATTGTTCCCGAATTCAACAATTTTAAAAGCTTCACATAATCTGGGGAGATTCAGGGTTTCATCTGCTACGGGAAATACGGATGGAGACGCTGAGTTTGAAGAAATAGCAGCTTTAGGAGCACGCTCATTCTCTATTTTCAATGCAGACACCAAACAGATCGTTTATGACAGCGGAGATCAGTTTGAGAGATATATTGCCGCCAATCATCCTTTAATTTTCAATGCGGATAATGAGTCGAATGTAATTAAAAACAGAAGCCGGGCAAAAGGACCTGAACCGGAGGGAGTGGCATTAGGAAAAATTAACGGACAGACTTACGCTTTCATCACACTGGAAAGAACCGGCGGTGTTATGGTATATAATATCACAGATCCTAACAACCCTACTTTCACCGATTATAAGCATTCCCGTTCTACATCCGCTTACGGAGGTGATAATGGCCCTGAAGGAATTATCTACATTGCCCCAGAAAATACAACAACCAATAAAGGCTACGTGATTGTTGCCAATGAAATTAGTGGAACGCTATCAACGTTTGAAGTAGCTTCGCCGGCAACACTTGGTACTGGTGAGATAAAAGCTGAGCAGGCGACATTCAATGTGTTCCCTAATCCTGTGAATAAAGGAAATACGCTTTACTTCAACAGAAAACAGGATTACGAATTGTATGATATATCCGGAAAACTTATTGGAAAGGAAAAAAATGCATTAACAATAAATACTTCCAATCTTTCTGCCGGTGTTTATCTTGTAAAAACATCTGAAGGACAAATCAAAAGAGTCATTGTAAAGTAA
- a CDS encoding DUF3060 domain-containing protein, whose protein sequence is MKNIKIAGILALLLSGTGTFFSQSRTTESANGVEKTEGSKVVHVEGVGHKLNYSLNGGVVEVEGSGNTLTVKGSAQKIMVSGTGNKVYIDKVDKISMDGGDNMVYYRTSGTKSGKPDVSITGVENKVVKQ, encoded by the coding sequence ATGAAAAATATTAAAATTGCCGGGATTCTTGCTTTGCTGTTATCAGGAACAGGAACATTTTTCTCACAATCCAGAACAACAGAATCTGCCAATGGTGTAGAGAAAACCGAAGGTAGTAAGGTTGTACATGTAGAAGGTGTAGGTCACAAACTCAATTATTCTCTTAATGGAGGTGTTGTTGAAGTAGAAGGAAGTGGCAATACTTTAACAGTCAAAGGAAGTGCTCAGAAAATTATGGTTTCAGGAACGGGTAATAAAGTATACATCGATAAAGTGGACAAAATTTCTATGGATGGTGGTGACAATATGGTCTATTATCGGACTTCAGGAACAAAATCCGGAAAACCGGATGTTTCTATTACGGGAGTGGAAAATAAGGTTGTAAAACAATAA
- a CDS encoding barstar family protein, which translates to MFGFALDTGNTPEIISLIDQVYNIEGSNGIVYKKVRLVNVHDIPALMSVVEKAYKMDLNNGFIYRLDQQKKILSGTFISDIKISKSKKNIILTGFVWTKPKGYQKALDMKLNNEINKKYIWKNFKKDELQGWLVHALHSTQPAINRENINIKIDGNDFHSLDGFFCTLGEEINGVSGYFGRNLYALYDCLRGNFGVKSISKLNWINHKRSKKILKTKFNQIVEIFENYNVKVHLN; encoded by the coding sequence ATGTTTGGATTTGCACTAGATACAGGAAATACTCCTGAAATTATCTCATTAATAGATCAGGTATACAATATTGAAGGTTCTAACGGTATTGTTTATAAAAAAGTCAGATTGGTTAATGTTCATGATATTCCTGCTCTTATGTCTGTTGTCGAAAAAGCCTATAAAATGGATCTGAACAATGGCTTCATTTATAGACTTGATCAACAAAAAAAGATTTTATCTGGAACTTTTATCAGTGATATAAAAATAAGTAAATCAAAAAAAAATATCATTTTAACAGGTTTTGTCTGGACCAAACCAAAAGGGTACCAAAAAGCCTTGGATATGAAACTTAATAATGAAATTAATAAAAAGTATATCTGGAAAAATTTCAAAAAAGATGAACTGCAGGGATGGCTTGTTCATGCTTTACATTCGACCCAACCTGCAATCAACAGGGAAAATATCAATATTAAGATTGACGGAAATGATTTCCATAGCTTAGATGGCTTTTTCTGTACACTGGGAGAAGAAATCAATGGAGTTTCTGGATATTTCGGACGCAATCTATATGCTTTGTATGATTGCCTCCGGGGAAATTTCGGAGTAAAATCCATTTCAAAGCTCAATTGGATCAACCATAAAAGAAGTAAAAAAATCCTGAAAACAAAATTTAACCAAATTGTTGAAATTTTTGAAAATTATAATGTTAAAGTTCACCTGAACTGA
- a CDS encoding NifU family protein, which translates to METNITHEDTVTRVMEALESIRPFLNKDGGDIELIDVKDNQVFVKLLGNCSGCSLNFSTLKLGVENTIKQHAPEIEKVINVE; encoded by the coding sequence ATGGAAACAAACATAACGCACGAAGATACAGTAACAAGAGTAATGGAAGCTCTGGAAAGCATCAGACCGTTTTTGAATAAAGACGGAGGTGATATTGAGCTTATTGATGTGAAAGATAATCAGGTGTTTGTGAAACTTTTAGGGAACTGTTCCGGATGTTCATTGAATTTTTCAACCTTAAAGCTAGGTGTGGAGAATACAATTAAACAACATGCTCCGGAAATAGAAAAGGTAATCAACGTAGAGTAA
- a CDS encoding Mrp/NBP35 family ATP-binding protein: MLTKEKVQEFLKEIEVDDLVNNLQIMGDDVYIDMTAHSPAMHEKKKLEAAMKQAFASEFGENVHLKLKIVSPEPSEIQQSQIKGKQIPGIQNIIAIASGKGGVGKSTVSANMAVTLAKMGFKVGLLDADIYGPSVPTMFDTEGEKPISVEVNGKNLMKPIENYGVKMLSIGYFSGANQAVVWRGPMASKALNQMIRDAAWGELDFLLIDLPPGTGDIHLSIIQEVPVTGAVIVSTPQHVALADVRKGIAMFQMESINIPVLGLIENMAYFTPEELPDNKYYIFGNQGAQYLAEDLGIPVLGEIPLIQSIREAGDVGRPAALQEGSKIEEIYTETARKMVESLVERNKNLPPTEAVKISTMAGCSPKAK; encoded by the coding sequence ATGTTGACGAAAGAAAAGGTTCAGGAATTCCTTAAAGAAATAGAAGTAGACGATTTGGTGAATAATCTTCAGATTATGGGTGATGATGTTTATATTGACATGACTGCTCATTCACCTGCAATGCACGAAAAGAAAAAGCTGGAAGCTGCCATGAAACAGGCCTTTGCCAGTGAGTTTGGAGAAAACGTTCATTTAAAACTTAAAATCGTTTCTCCGGAGCCTAGTGAAATTCAGCAAAGTCAGATCAAAGGAAAACAAATTCCGGGGATTCAAAATATTATCGCTATTGCTTCCGGTAAAGGAGGAGTAGGAAAATCTACAGTTTCTGCAAATATGGCAGTAACGTTAGCTAAAATGGGCTTTAAAGTGGGATTACTGGATGCCGATATCTATGGTCCCTCAGTGCCTACCATGTTTGATACAGAAGGGGAGAAACCAATTTCTGTAGAAGTTAATGGTAAAAATCTGATGAAGCCTATCGAGAATTATGGTGTGAAAATGCTTTCAATAGGATATTTTTCAGGCGCTAATCAGGCAGTAGTGTGGAGAGGACCAATGGCTTCAAAAGCATTGAATCAGATGATCAGAGATGCTGCCTGGGGAGAACTTGATTTCTTATTAATCGATCTTCCTCCGGGAACAGGTGATATTCACTTATCCATTATTCAGGAAGTACCGGTAACAGGGGCAGTGATTGTAAGTACACCTCAGCACGTTGCATTGGCAGATGTTAGAAAAGGTATTGCTATGTTCCAGATGGAAAGTATTAACATTCCGGTTCTTGGTTTGATCGAAAATATGGCGTATTTTACACCGGAAGAACTTCCTGACAATAAATATTATATCTTTGGAAACCAGGGAGCACAATATTTGGCCGAAGATCTTGGAATTCCTGTATTGGGAGAAATTCCATTGATCCAGAGTATCAGAGAAGCAGGAGATGTTGGAAGACCGGCGGCACTTCAGGAGGGATCTAAAATTGAAGAGATTTACACAGAAACTGCCAGAAAGATGGTTGAAAGCTTAGTGGAAAGAAATAAAAACCTTCCTCCTACTGAAGCAGTGAAGATTTCCACAATGGCGGGATGCTCGCCAAAAGCAAAATAA
- a CDS encoding GH92 family glycosyl hydrolase — protein sequence MKKALIAFSIGITQIISAQNYSQYVNPFIGTGGHGHTFPGAIVPFGMVQLSPDTRIDGSWDGCSGYHYLDSVIYGFSHTHLNGTGVSDYGDIMLMPTMGNPSLNSKEYSSKFSHKNEKATAGFYAVRLDKNNIDVRLTATKRVGYHEYTFNNAGNANIIMDLNHRDKLLEGEVKIIDDKTIEVFRRSEAWATNQYIYARIEFSKPMKISKKEINGKQENNLFTGTKLALAFSANVKKGEKINVKVSVSPTGYEGAEKNMLAEGQTKDFDTVKKQAQSDWDKELSKIEVKSDDKNKLAVFYTALYHVFTQPNINMDVDGKYRGRDNKLYTANGFDYYTVFSLWDTFRGAHPLMTLIDRKRTADFINTFIKQYEQGGKLPVWELASNETECMIGYHSVSVIADAMAKGIQGFDYEKAFQAAKSSAMQDIFGLNAYKQNNYISIDDEHESVSKTVEYAYDDWCIAQMAKILGKKDDYQYFMKRSQNWKNLYNPKTGFMQPRKNGNWYEPFDPREVNNNYTEGNSWHYSYSVQQDIPGLIAAHGGKEKFEQFIDAIFTAPDKTTGREQVDITGLMGQYAQGNEPSHHIAYLYNFVNKPEKTDAKIKYILDNFYKNTPDGLIGNEDCGQMSAWYVLSSMGIYSVTPGLPEWETTTPYFDEIKIHLEDGTTRTITKTTGRAELKKLGFENVKPVKDFKYTEQTASPVIAADRIFDFSTKVEITPLNPNDKIYYMTMDESDSNKRKTFITYKGPFSITKTTQVMAYAERNGEKSSVTTAYFNRRPNYWDINILSKVTPQYSATGNLAIIDGIRGDVNWRKGEWHGYQGQNFEAIIDFKSPQQIATLSSTYLQDSRAWILMPKKVEYYASMNGKDFVLLKTIDNDIDPKDEKVQIKDFSTKILPTEARYIKVKAYYFGKLPEWHQGAGGDAYIFIDEISAK from the coding sequence ATGAAAAAAGCGCTTATTGCATTTTCTATAGGGATTACCCAGATTATTTCTGCACAGAATTATTCTCAATATGTCAATCCGTTTATTGGGACCGGAGGCCATGGCCATACTTTTCCGGGTGCTATTGTTCCGTTCGGAATGGTACAGTTGTCACCTGATACAAGAATTGACGGCAGTTGGGACGGATGCAGCGGATATCATTATTTGGATTCTGTGATCTATGGTTTTTCTCATACCCATCTGAACGGAACTGGAGTTTCGGATTATGGAGATATCATGCTGATGCCTACGATGGGAAATCCCAGTCTGAACAGTAAAGAATATTCTTCAAAATTTTCGCATAAAAATGAAAAAGCAACGGCAGGATTCTACGCTGTCAGATTAGATAAAAATAATATTGATGTTCGTCTTACTGCTACCAAAAGAGTTGGCTACCACGAATATACTTTCAACAATGCAGGAAATGCCAATATTATCATGGACCTTAACCACAGAGATAAACTATTGGAAGGTGAGGTAAAAATCATTGATGATAAAACTATTGAGGTTTTCAGAAGAAGTGAAGCGTGGGCAACCAACCAATATATTTATGCCAGAATTGAATTTTCAAAGCCCATGAAAATTTCAAAAAAGGAAATTAACGGAAAACAGGAAAACAATCTTTTTACAGGAACCAAGCTTGCCCTGGCGTTTTCAGCCAATGTTAAAAAAGGAGAAAAGATCAATGTAAAGGTTTCTGTTTCTCCAACAGGTTACGAAGGAGCAGAAAAGAATATGCTGGCAGAAGGACAGACGAAAGATTTTGATACGGTAAAAAAACAGGCTCAATCTGACTGGGACAAAGAACTTTCAAAGATTGAAGTAAAGTCTGATGATAAAAACAAATTAGCTGTTTTTTATACTGCTCTTTATCATGTTTTTACACAACCGAACATCAATATGGATGTTGACGGAAAGTACAGAGGCAGGGATAACAAACTTTACACTGCCAATGGTTTTGATTATTATACGGTATTTTCCCTTTGGGATACCTTCAGAGGTGCTCATCCGCTAATGACTTTAATCGACAGAAAAAGAACTGCTGATTTTATCAATACCTTCATTAAACAATATGAGCAGGGAGGAAAACTTCCGGTATGGGAACTGGCTTCCAATGAAACAGAATGTATGATTGGTTACCACTCCGTTTCTGTCATTGCAGATGCTATGGCTAAAGGAATTCAGGGATTTGATTACGAGAAGGCATTTCAGGCAGCAAAAAGTTCAGCCATGCAGGATATTTTTGGTTTGAATGCTTATAAACAGAATAATTATATCAGCATAGATGATGAGCATGAAAGTGTTTCCAAAACCGTAGAATATGCTTATGATGACTGGTGCATTGCCCAGATGGCAAAAATTTTAGGCAAAAAAGACGATTATCAGTATTTCATGAAACGTTCTCAGAACTGGAAAAATCTTTACAATCCGAAAACAGGTTTCATGCAGCCAAGAAAAAACGGAAACTGGTATGAGCCATTTGATCCGAGAGAAGTCAATAACAATTATACGGAAGGAAACTCATGGCATTACTCTTATTCCGTACAGCAGGACATTCCGGGGCTTATCGCAGCTCATGGAGGAAAAGAAAAATTTGAACAGTTTATTGATGCCATCTTTACAGCTCCTGATAAAACCACGGGAAGAGAACAGGTAGACATTACAGGGTTGATGGGACAATATGCTCAGGGAAATGAACCGAGCCACCATATTGCTTATCTGTACAATTTCGTAAACAAACCTGAAAAAACAGATGCTAAAATTAAATACATCCTTGATAACTTTTATAAAAACACACCTGACGGGCTTATCGGAAATGAAGACTGCGGACAGATGAGTGCCTGGTATGTTTTAAGCTCCATGGGAATTTATTCTGTAACTCCGGGATTACCGGAATGGGAAACTACCACTCCTTATTTTGACGAAATTAAAATTCATCTTGAAGATGGCACTACAAGGACGATTACAAAAACTACAGGCCGTGCTGAACTCAAAAAATTAGGGTTCGAAAACGTAAAACCTGTTAAAGATTTTAAATATACAGAACAGACAGCCTCACCGGTAATTGCTGCCGACAGAATCTTTGATTTTTCTACCAAAGTTGAGATCACTCCACTGAATCCAAATGACAAGATATATTATATGACGATGGACGAAAGTGACAGTAATAAAAGAAAGACTTTCATCACATACAAAGGGCCGTTCTCCATTACTAAAACAACTCAGGTAATGGCATACGCTGAAAGAAACGGCGAAAAAAGCTCTGTGACAACCGCTTATTTTAACAGAAGACCAAACTACTGGGACATCAATATCCTGTCAAAAGTAACACCTCAATACAGTGCTACAGGAAACCTTGCTATTATTGACGGAATCAGAGGAGATGTGAACTGGAGAAAAGGTGAATGGCACGGATATCAGGGACAAAATTTTGAAGCCATTATTGATTTTAAATCACCTCAGCAGATCGCCACTTTGTCTTCTACCTATCTTCAGGACAGCAGAGCATGGATTCTGATGCCTAAAAAAGTAGAATATTATGCTTCTATGAACGGAAAAGATTTTGTTCTTCTGAAAACTATTGATAATGATATTGATCCTAAAGATGAGAAAGTCCAGATCAAAGATTTCTCAACTAAAATTCTCCCTACTGAAGCCCGATATATCAAAGTAAAAGCTTACTATTTTGGAAAACTTCCGGAATGGCACCAGGGAGCTGGAGGTGATGCGTATATCTTTATCGATGAAATTTCTGCGAAATAA
- a CDS encoding phytanoyl-CoA dioxygenase family protein, giving the protein MSLNNLDNHKSHIQEYGFAVINNVFSKQELEEIDTVLQSIDTSKENFRKSEDLFAIRQFLKEVPEIKDLIFNENIRKVVKEIFGEKYFVVKSIYFDKPETSNWYVAYHQDLTISVDKKLELPGFGPWTTKQNQFAVQPPVNVLENIYTIRIHLDDTDENNGALKVVPKSHAKGIYRPETIDWTVETEEICNVEKGGIMLMKPLTLHGSNRTTNGKKRRVIHIEFSDIELPEALQWSERMN; this is encoded by the coding sequence ATGAGTTTAAATAACTTAGACAATCATAAAAGCCATATTCAAGAATATGGCTTTGCTGTTATCAATAATGTGTTTTCAAAGCAGGAACTTGAAGAAATAGACACCGTTCTGCAAAGTATAGACACTTCAAAAGAAAATTTCAGAAAATCTGAAGATCTGTTCGCCATAAGACAGTTTTTAAAAGAAGTTCCGGAAATCAAAGACCTGATTTTCAATGAAAATATCAGGAAAGTGGTTAAGGAAATATTCGGGGAAAAATATTTTGTGGTCAAAAGTATTTATTTTGATAAACCCGAAACTTCCAACTGGTACGTAGCCTATCATCAGGACCTGACTATTTCTGTAGATAAAAAGCTTGAACTCCCTGGTTTTGGCCCATGGACAACCAAACAGAATCAGTTTGCGGTGCAGCCTCCGGTGAATGTTCTGGAAAATATCTATACCATCAGAATCCACCTGGATGATACTGATGAAAATAACGGAGCTTTGAAAGTGGTTCCAAAATCTCACGCAAAAGGTATTTACAGGCCTGAAACCATCGACTGGACTGTTGAAACAGAAGAAATCTGCAACGTAGAAAAAGGTGGAATTATGCTGATGAAACCTTTAACGCTTCACGGCTCTAACAGAACAACGAACGGAAAGAAAAGAAGAGTCATTCACATCGAATTTTCTGATATCGAACTTCCGGAAGCCCTGCAATGGTCGGAAAGAATGAATTGA
- a CDS encoding dicarboxylate/amino acid:cation symporter: protein MKGQNKLFIAIIIALLLGVGIGGVVHVNYPDSAEPFSKNIKLLGTVFIRLVQMIIAPLVFTTLVVGIAKMSDIKMIGRVGTKAMLWFISASLVSLFIGLMLVNWLEPGHVTKLPIQDVASADELLKSSKSFSMEDFVKHMIPKSLFEAFATNEVLQIVVFAVMFGVALANLGEEYSKPVVKLFDIIAHAILKMVGYIMWFAPLGVLGAIAAVVATNGFEIFKVYAIYLRDFFFAIAVLWLVLLLVGYLILGNRLFDLLKRIKEPLLIAFSTTSSEAVFPKLVEELEKFGCNSRVVSFILPLGYSFNLDGSMMYMTFASIFIAQIYGIEMTLGQQITMLLVLMLTSKGIAGVPRASLVIIVATCSMFGIPPEGIALILPIDHFCDMGRSMTNVLGNTLATSAVSKWEGQLTEPLDKI from the coding sequence ATGAAAGGACAGAATAAACTTTTTATAGCAATTATCATTGCACTACTTCTGGGAGTAGGAATTGGAGGTGTTGTACACGTAAACTATCCGGATAGTGCAGAACCCTTTTCTAAAAATATAAAACTGCTGGGAACAGTTTTTATCAGATTGGTACAGATGATTATTGCACCATTGGTTTTTACAACATTGGTAGTGGGTATTGCGAAAATGAGTGATATCAAAATGATCGGAAGAGTAGGAACAAAAGCAATGCTTTGGTTTATTTCCGCTTCTCTGGTTTCTCTTTTTATCGGGTTGATGCTTGTTAACTGGCTGGAGCCGGGACATGTGACAAAACTACCTATTCAGGATGTGGCTTCTGCTGATGAACTTCTTAAAAGCAGCAAAAGTTTTTCCATGGAAGATTTTGTAAAGCATATGATCCCTAAAAGTTTATTTGAAGCCTTTGCCACTAATGAAGTATTACAGATTGTTGTATTTGCCGTGATGTTCGGCGTTGCACTGGCTAATTTAGGGGAAGAATATTCAAAACCTGTTGTAAAACTTTTTGATATCATTGCTCATGCCATCCTTAAAATGGTTGGATATATCATGTGGTTTGCTCCGCTTGGAGTATTGGGAGCCATTGCAGCAGTAGTAGCCACCAACGGTTTTGAAATTTTTAAAGTATATGCTATTTATTTAAGAGATTTCTTCTTTGCGATAGCAGTTCTTTGGCTGGTTCTTTTACTGGTAGGATATCTTATCTTAGGAAACCGCCTTTTTGATCTTTTAAAAAGAATTAAAGAGCCTTTGTTGATTGCTTTCTCCACTACAAGTTCAGAAGCTGTATTTCCGAAATTGGTGGAGGAACTGGAGAAATTCGGTTGTAATAGTAGAGTTGTATCATTCATTTTACCTTTAGGATATTCATTCAACCTGGACGGAAGCATGATGTATATGACATTCGCTTCCATCTTTATTGCTCAGATTTATGGAATCGAAATGACGCTTGGGCAGCAGATCACGATGCTTTTGGTATTGATGCTTACTTCAAAAGGTATTGCAGGAGTTCCGAGAGCTTCTCTGGTAATCATTGTGGCAACCTGTTCAATGTTCGGGATTCCGCCGGAAGGTATTGCTTTGATCTTACCAATTGACCATTTCTGTGATATGGGTAGAAGTATGACCAACGTGTTAGGAAATACTTTGGCAACTTCAGCGGTTTCAAAATGGGAAGGACAATTAACTGAGCCATTGGACAAAATTTAA
- a CDS encoding BON domain-containing protein, translating into MKKTIAMAALAVAVSFGAISCKKKVSDADLQTQATTIVTSNPNASVEVKEGVAHLSGTFADQQSKDAMIAKLKAINGVKDVMDMSTVAAPAPAAPVETASAVDPAVQKKVQDAVKDFPSVKVEVVNGQLTLTGNVSALQARKIKESVDALKIGKYNNNLIVK; encoded by the coding sequence ATGAAAAAAACTATTGCAATGGCTGCATTAGCTGTAGCTGTATCTTTCGGTGCTATTTCTTGTAAAAAGAAAGTTTCTGATGCCGATCTTCAGACTCAGGCTACAACTATAGTAACTTCTAATCCCAATGCTTCTGTTGAAGTAAAAGAAGGTGTGGCACACTTAAGCGGTACTTTCGCAGATCAGCAGTCTAAAGACGCGATGATTGCAAAACTAAAAGCAATCAACGGAGTAAAAGACGTAATGGATATGTCTACGGTAGCAGCTCCTGCACCTGCAGCACCGGTTGAAACAGCATCAGCTGTAGATCCTGCTGTTCAGAAAAAAGTTCAGGATGCGGTAAAAGATTTCCCTTCTGTAAAAGTTGAAGTTGTAAACGGACAGCTTACTCTTACAGGGAATGTTTCTGCCTTACAGGCAAGAAAAATCAAAGAATCTGTAGATGCTTTGAAAATCGGAAAGTATAACAACAATCTAATCGTAAAATAA